In Helianthus annuus cultivar XRQ/B chromosome 3, HanXRQr2.0-SUNRISE, whole genome shotgun sequence, a single window of DNA contains:
- the LOC110931330 gene encoding uncharacterized protein LOC110931330, translating to MGPTNDGYSDSFFEAVRQDRYEVVDEILMNSPDTINLKDADGYNIIQLSIMNRAEKVYNLTYHIIERTKSRKEMTDSYDNNLGHLAGRLAPSFVLDRTTGAALQLQRDLLWFEEVEKLVLPLQLEEKNIYKETPAMVFTREHQDLLKQGEIWLKKTAESCSITAALIVTAVFAAAITVPGGSNQESGIPLFEKEIFFTIFAASNALSLFTGTTALLLFLSILTARSSEKDFRVILPRGLILGLLTLFLSTISMLVAFGAILFLVFCDKRPWMLAQICVSACLPILVIVTIKLPLLVDLIKSTYSPIIGKKSYLESCNVNRKNTIFT from the exons ATGGGCCCAACAAATGATGGTTACAGTGACTCATTTTTTGAAGCTGTACGCCAAGATAGATACGAAGTTGTTGATGAGATTTTAATGAATTCACCAGATACAATCAATTTGAAGGATGCAGATGGGTATAATATCATTCAGTTATCCATAATGAACCGTGCTGAAAAAGTATACAACCTTACCTATCACATAATTGAGCGCACAAAGTCTCGTAAGGAAATGACCGATTCTTATGACAATAATCTTGGACACTTGGCTGGAAGATTGGCACCTTCATTTGTACTCGATCGTACCACTGGTGCAGCACTGCAACTACAACGGGATCTTTTATGGTTTGAG GAAGTGGAGAAGTTGGTGTTACCTTTACAACTTGAGGAAAAGAATATATACAAAGAGACACCAGCAATGGTGTTCACAAGAGAACACCAGGATTTGCTTAAGCAAGGAGAAATATGGCTGAAGAAAACTGCTGAATCATGCAGCATCACTGCTGCATTAATTGTCACGGCAGTATTTGCAGCAGCAATCACGGTACCTGGTGGAAGCAATCAAGAATCTGGCATCCCCTTGTTCGAAAAAGAAATCTTCTTCACTATCTTTGCTGCATCCAATGCACTCTCACTTTTTACAGGCACTACCGCACTTTTACTGTTCTTATCGATCCTCACCGCCCGTTCTTCCGAAAAAGATTTTCGTGTCATTTTACCAAGAGGGCTGATTTTGGGACTATTGACGTTATTTCTCTCAACAATTTCCATGCTGGTAGCCTTTGGTGCAATCTTGTTCCTTGTCTTTTGTGATAAAAGACCATGGATGCTAGCACAAATATGTGTATCTGCTTGCTTGCCGATTTTAGTTATTGTTACAATAAAACTTCCCCTACTAGTAGATTTGATCAAATCAACATATTCCCCCATTATTGGTAAGAAAAGTTACCTTGAGTCTTGTAATGTTAATCGGAAAAACACAATATTTACGTAG
- the LOC110928793 gene encoding uncharacterized protein LOC110928793, giving the protein MAWYTDRGWMYEKIDSNGFLNSEYCDNVELFLDFAFSKEDVVDTRVNMHGETARDIKCPCYKCQNINYRDRATVQNHLFKYGFMLRYEIWSEHGEKSNHDVGQSSTTMEIDDDDDDDGCKRMVLDNLCSCDYTSSTLEGCVPNPEAKRFYDMLEAADEPLWEGEKATSFSKLQAATSFLTWKSLFNVSIAAYNFNLSMINALLPENNKLPKTFYDTKKSLEPLSLPYERIDVCKNHCMIFYKQDKALTRCKYCKESRYKSVLNKVPNLVMWYMPIGPRLKRLYMSTKTAKDMTWHHDHKTIEGSMAHPSDGMAWKHFDSENPDFAKEIRNVRLGLCTDGFNPNNSHSIPYSLWPVFLTIYNLPPWMSMKDSFVQVSLIIPGGKSPGQNIDVFLRPLIDELKELYGEGIEVYDAYRKENFIMRVILLWTVSDFPAYAMLSGWSTHGRLACPYCMGDTDAFRLHAGGKTSWFDCHRRFLPMSHPFRIDIDGFRRSTSSLVGPPPELTGWEILEQVSNIPVVYEGVTPPKHKDPKFGKTHN; this is encoded by the coding sequence ATGGCGTGGTATACTGACCGAGGATGGATGTATGAAAAGATCGATAGTAATGGATTTCTTAATTCTGAATACTGTGACAATGTGGAATTGTTTTTGGACTTCGCATTTTCTAAAGAAGATGTGGTTGATACAAGGGTGAATATGCATGGGGAGACAGCACGTGACATAAAATGTCCCTGTTATAAATGCCAAAATATAAATTACAGAGACAGAGCCACTGTACAAAATCACTTATTTAAGTATGGTTTCATGCTTCGTTATGAAATATGGAGTGAACATGGTGAAAAGTCCAACCACGATGTTGGACAGTCTTCTACTACAATGgagattgatgatgatgatgatgatgatggttgcaAACGTATGGTGTTAGATAACTTGTGTTCATGCGATTATACTTCAAGTACATTGGAAGGATGTGTACCGAATCCAGAAGCAAAAAGATTCTATGACATGTTAGAAGCTGCTGATGAACCTTTGTGGGAGGGCGAAAAGGCTACAAGTTTTTCAAAGTTACAAGCTGCTACGAGTTTTTTGACATGGAAATCACTTTTCAATGTGTCAATTGCAGCTTACAACTTTAACCTTTCCATGATTAATGCATTGTTGCCCGAAAATAATAAACTTCCAAAAACCTTTTATGATACGAAGAAGAGTTTAGAACCATTGAGTCTTCCATACGAGAGAATTGATGTTTGCAAAAACCATTGCATGATATTCTATAAGCAAGACAAGGCATTGACACGTTGTAAATACTGTAAGGAATCTCGTTACAAAAGTGTCTTGAATAAGGTACCTAATTTGGTGATGTGGTACATGCCAATTGGTCCTAGACTTAAAAGGTTATATATGTCTACAAAAACGGCCAAAGATATGACTTGGCACCATGACCACAAAACAATAGAGGGTAGCATGGCACATCCTAGTGACGGCATGGCTTGGAAGCATTTTGACTCAGAGAATCCTGACTTTGCAAAAGAGATTCGCAATGTTCGTCTTGGGTTATGCACTGACGGTTTCAATCCAAATAACTCTCACTCAATTCCTTACTCGTTGTGGCCTGTCTTTCTTACAATCTATAACTTACCCCCTTGGATGAGTATGAAAGACTCGTTTGTTCAAGTAAGTTTGATTATTCCGGGTGGAAAGAGTCCAGGTCAAAACATCGATGTGTTTCTAAGACCCTTAATAGATGAGTTGAAAGAGTTGTATGGAGAAGGCATTGAAGTTTATGATGCTTATCGTAAAGAAAATTTCATTATGAGAGTTATTCTTTTGTGGACAGTTAGTGATTTTCCTGCCTATGCAATGTTATCTGGCTGGAGCACGCATGGTCGTTTAGCTTGCCCATATTGTATGGGGGACACAGATGCTTTTCGGTTACATGCCGGGGGTAAAACTAGTTGGTTCGATTGTCATCGAAGGTTTCTACCAATGTCACATCCTTTTCGTATTGATATAGATGGATTTCGGAGATCAACATCGTCGTTAGTGGGACCTCCACCCGAGTTAACTGGTTGGGAAATCTTAGAACAAGTTTCTAACATACCAGTTGTTTATGAAGGTGTAACGCCCCCAAAGCATAAAGATCCAAAATTTGGTAAAACTCATAATTGA